The following is a genomic window from Rhododendron vialii isolate Sample 1 chromosome 9a, ASM3025357v1.
ATCAAACAAGCCTTGGAGTACAATAAATATGTGAAATTTACTGTTTCAGAACTATCAGTTTGCTCAAAATAATGAAAGTGATTCATCAGCCAGGGTATTACTAGTTTAGCAAGAATAAGGTTAATACAATCACAAAGTTCAACACAAAAAAGATGCACTTCAACATTAAATATCCGAAATTTGTATGTCCAAAAGGAACATAGATAATGGATGGAGGATGATAATTTTGCGGAATTCTACATAGATGACACTATATAAATAGTCTGGTCGACAGCCACACTCCCGTTGCACGCTTTGAAACACAACTGTCATAACAAAAGTTGGCGAAAGAGGTGCAGATGCAGTATCACAACATCTCTTGCGACTTTCTAACGCATCAAACACAACTGTCATAACAAAAGTTGGCGAAAGAGGTGCAGATGCAGTATCACAACATCTCTTGCGACTTTCTAACGCATCGACTGACTTTCTTCTTGAAATCATCCCTTCTATCTCTCCATTCTTTCTGCAATTCAGTAATGAGAAGACACTGCGTCAGAGTAGAggaaatggggaaaaaaattcaaaaaagaaaaaacaggggTAATCTTGTACATAACTAGGGCtgtaatcgagccgagccaagTCGAGTTTTGGACTGCTCGGGCTTGGCTCGCACAAGATATGCCAGGCTCGAGCTCGAAATGAGCTGCCAAGGTAACTCGTTAACGCCGCCCAAGCAAAGCTCAAAGGAGCACGACGTGATGCTCACTATACATAAGACTCCCTCGAAGGCAGCTTGTGTAATCTGCTCGATGTGGGACTGATGTTGGGACCTCAGATTTGCACTCTTAGCATTTAACTTTGTGGGACTGACGTTGGGACCTCAGATTTGCACTCTTAGCATTTAACTTTGTCCCGCGTCGAAGAAAAATGAAACCAGCAACCACTCCTTTGGCTATGAAGCCttcactccctctctcctcttacATGTATCACACGGTTGTGAACTATGAGTTGACACTTGGCAGCCATATGTAGCACAGAAAATACATATAATTAATATAtatgcatacacacacacacacacacacacatatatatataggctcGCAAGCCAACTCGAGTCGAGCAGTTggtagctcgagctcggctcgtttatttGGCGAGCTCAAAAGTTAGGCTCGAGTTCGTTCATTTAACAACCGAGTTGAGCTTGAACGAGCTTTTCTCGTGCCGAGCCTCGAGCTGCTCGTGAgcagctcggctcatttacaccGCTATACATAACTAACCAATTAACAGAAATCAACATTTCGCATTCTGGGGTTGAAACGAAAACAAGCATGTAAAGCAATGCAAAAGGGAACACAAATACAAGTCAGATTATCTTTCgtataaaaacagaaaaaaatcaGTCTAACCAAACCAATTAAGTCTTCCCATATCCATTCGGGTCGGATACATGAATCATGGATGGTCTCGTTAAGTCcatgaaaatgaaagaaaccaATAATAATACTAGTGTTTACTTAAAAACAGTCACCACCCcaagagaagagaaaggaaggaaagCTGAAAGGAGAAAGGAAGGAAAGCTGAAAGGAAACAGAGACTATGGACACTTACTGCAGCTTCCACGTTCGCAGGAGACTCGTCATTTGGACTTGAAAGCATTGATATGATGCTCAAAACTATGCTCTCAACCTGCAAATAGTATTTGTACTCGATAAGCCCATACCAAACAGaataggaaagagaaaaaaccAAAGGCCAAAAGAAGCTCCAGATAATGAATTAGGAGTTACAGGCTTCCATAGTGAATTAGCATTTGTAATAAACAAGTCACTGTGAAGATATACAGTAAACAGTTACATCTGAAACCTGGGAAATCATACAAGTGGTACCCATGATAGAGTGGTTTCCAGTTTCCCTTTAATCAGATTACTTTGTAGTTGTTAATTTGTTACACCACAATTGACCAAAAATCAAAGTATCTAAGCATATAAATAAGATCAGCAAAAAAAGGACACGACCAAAAAAATACCATTCAACCAACCCGCATTGTAGTCATGGTACCGCTCAATTATAATTATGTAGAGCAGATGGGCGTTCAATCGTTGGATCTCCTCAAACCATTGGTCCTAGGATATGACAGGATCCAAAATTTTGATATGCGAACACAGGCACGTTGTGGATATTAGTATGGTACAAATTGCGCAATTGTGGACTGTTGTAAAAGCAGCAACACCTAGATGTTGAAATGAGGTGGCATTCACGCTCAAAATGAGACTCTCTCTGATACAAGTAAGATTGGGTGTGTTTCTCATTCTCCAAACATCATTTAGAATTTGAAGGATCTAGCCTAAGTGCCCGGATGGGTATAACTGTCTAGACTCTAGACGGGTATGAGAATCAGAAAAACATCCTCTAGTCTTTCCCCTTGTCGTATCTGGGCACAAAGGTACATTGGGAAGATTAAGAAAGTTCACATAACAATAGTAGGCATGAAAGTATATTTTCAATACTGCCCAAGTCGTGAAGCAGTGTGTTTTCAATACTGCCCCAAGTTGTGAAGCATTGTTGAACGAAAAAGCACCTTTAGGTAATGActgcaaaaatatataaatcctaggggccgaaaacagaaaaCTAGTCACCccgaaaaaaacagaaaactaaGTTGTGGCGTGAAACAATTTATGCATCACAAAAGCAAAGTGAacaattcttttattttctccaagTAAAGCCACAGAAAAGTCAGAACGAGGATATAAATAGTTTGTTTCTTCAGCCTTCATAACTGAGAGAACAATTAAACAGGTCTGAACACATCTAATCAGCATAGCAATAAGTTTTCATCGTGGCAtatctttttcttgtcttcttttcTTTGCGAACTACTTTGTTCTACCTTTTGCACCTAAAAAcagacattaaaaaaaaggaaagctaCTTACGTCCAGCCTCATTGTTTGCAATCTATACTACCTACCATACCTTACCAGCAAAATGAAGTTTACGCAAATGGTAACTGCGAAATCAAAATGCTCCCCCATATTCCGTGCCCCCCTTGGACGCAGTGTAGAATTACAACAAGAAAATACAATCACTTCCCAACTCAAGCAGATACTTCTGTACTAGAGTTGTGCTTGGGTTAGAAACAAGCACCTGAATTGAATCCCACAGTGGCACAGTCACTCCACAGCTTATTGAGCCCAAATTCCCAATATTTTCCTCCTACACTTGACCATCAAACCAACTTATCCGGTCCAACTGTAAATGCACTCATCTTTTACATTTTCCTTTCCCACTGCAAACCACGAGTATTGCAGAATTGAAACCACTGCCCCATCTCACTTACACCCTCAAGGCTGGGGGTCAACACAAATTACCTACGCAAGTTATAGTGCACACGCCAACAAAAGTAAAGCAAAGAGAGCAATAACTAACTACTGAATGAATCACATAACCCGCAAGTCATCCAAATTACTTGGTACACTTATTTGTACGAGGAAGTACAGATATAATCAGATTCCGGCAGATCTAACAGGCTAAAGCACAATAACTAGCAATCAAACAACCAAACATATATTACACTAAATAAAtcttgtgaaaaaaaaaattatgcaagcAAGCAAGAAACATGAACAGCATGACCACGACAAAGCAATAAAATCAATTGGCGTCTATATCGCATGAAGCAAGAACAAGATTATAATCAATATTCCACTATACCGTATGAACTGGTGTCCAACGCTCACTTGCAAGTTCATAGCCATTCGGGTCATCCCCAGGTGGATGAAGAATTGAGATGCAAACTTTTCCATCAGGGTACACTGCAGTTCATCCATCAAATGTTGAGCAATTGATCAGATATAGAAGTACAATAAGGCAGTGTTTGATTTGATGGACATGATGAATGCCATCATGATTCCTTGGCATTCCAACTTCAAATGGACCGCTCATTCACCTAAAATGGTGAATAGTGATCACATTTGTAATATGCAATCTAGCATTTGACAAGGAACCAAAAGTGATGATGAACATTGATCCCCGTGAATTGAACACAACCGAAGTGCATAAAACTCAATAAATAAATGAACTTAATAATACCATTTGGATGCCATATGTCTGAGGTAAACCTCACTGTAGGAGGGCTGTTCGGGTAATTGGATGGGAAGGTCATGACGGCATTGAAGAATCCTCCCTCACTGCAAGATTTAGGTAATGAAAGAGAACACGTTAATGCCCAGAACCGCACATGACTCAAATCTGACAACAATCAAAAGCACGAGAATCAGATAAtcaaaaagaattcaaaaaccCAAGCCCAAACGTATAAATATAGTCTAGAACCCTTCACttttcttcaataatcaaaaaccCAAATAAGCAAACATTACATTCGAACAGTCATGTCCACCAAACTAAATGTCATGCATAAAAATCCAAACTTCAAACAGAAACACTAGAATCAGATAATCTGAAACAATACAAAACTCAAACCCAGGTGGATAAACATGAAGTCGATATCCCTTCATTCTATGTATaagcaaaaaaaccaaaaacaagcaAACATCACATTCAAACAATCAAGTCCCTTGAACTAACCAGAACGCAAAAACTATTTGCTTTAGACTCGGACACTCGAATCAAGCAATAGAAAacaatccaaaaccaaaacccaaatgcATTCCTTAACCCCCTTCCTTTTAATACATAAGCCAAAATGCAACGCAAAGCAAACAATCTAAACTTTAGATAACATTACTGGGATCAGATGACAGACAACCATCCAAACCCAAACAACTAATCAGAACCTCTTCGCCTAAATCAATGAACCAAAAATGCATAAAAGCAAACAACACATTCGAACAATCATGGCCCCTGAAACTAAATGAACACGgattaaacataaaaaaaataaaaaaataatgaaccTTTAAGCGCTGAATCGATATAAACCCAAACACCCAGATGCTAAACATACAATCTACACCCCTTCAatctattttataaaccaaaaaccCCAAAGAGAAAAACTTCGCATTCAATCAAGCCCAACACGTAAAAGATTAAAACTTTAGACAACAAATCAATTGGGAACTCACTATAAAGTATCAGGGGGTCCTGTAATCATGACACTCCATTCGAATAAATTGCTTTCATCAACCAAACCAGCGGAAAAGCCATCGACGGGGTGTTTACAGAGATCTACAAGCAGATAAAACACCGATCCAATCAATTATTAGAATTTGTGGACAAAACCCATAAGCAAAAAAGCAAGATTTTGAGCAATTGAGGATTGGTTGTGTACCTTTGAGCTGTTTCTGGAGGAGAAGGCTTGCTTGTGACGAAGAAGCCATCCAAGAGAGAGAACCTGTGagaagagaggggagagagagaaaggaaggtTCCCGGAGGCCAAAAGTGGtgggggaagaagaagaatcaaacgTTGCCTTGTTATTGTATCGGCCTTTATATAACCGACACAATGCTcaatggagagaaagagagaccagATCCTAATTCCTATtcacgactctctctctctctctctctctctctctctctaaaaggtaaaaacttcttttcttttttcccctctctcCCTGACTAGAATGTAATGTGGTGGAACAGGAGTATATATGGAGTATATGGTAAACTGTTGGGTTGGAATCGTTGGAGGGCGCAAGCCTCTAATGAATCTTTTTTTTGGGGAGTTTGATAGTTCCATGAACTCTAACCATGAAAGTATTCATGAATGGATTATGGACGGTCTAGATTCATTTCTATTTAAAGGTCCattcattttggaatttttagatttggatttagatttataggtaatgagtgtagagagaaataaagtaattattgaaaatatgaataatgattggatatagataaaaaaaaatgagagtaatgatcgcagaaaaataaaataataattagaatctaaaattcaaaacctttaaATGAACAAGGTCTAacattttctcctttttttattattatactATATAACTCAGGTGCTCACATCTAGCTCAACTAATCATGTGGACTTGCAAAGAACCCAATTAAAGCTGAAACAAAAGTCTATATAGACTGACCCTAAACGAGTTGAAGCATATTAAAGGTTTCGAATCCAAGACCTTAAGAAGAAGTAAACCCCTAAGTTTCAAGCCATAACTACCTGGCAAACTCCTTAGGTTTTTAATGAGGTTCCGTTCCGGAActaaaaataagtccttattttttaataaggcaatttcaagctaaaaaattataggcttattgaaatctaaaaatatgcaatatggaccttgtttggaagatctcgatgagatcttttatacgatgcaaaaaaaaattgaaaatttatttttcatttactttattttttagtttgaaaatgtgaaataaactgtttattttttaagaagatttttggaacgGGGCGAATCTCTTAAGGTGGGTCTCCCTTAACTATTCTGCCTATAGCATGTGGAATTTAGACAAGATATTTCTGctatttaaacttgaaaataattTGTCTCGAAATTCGTATTTTCTTTGGGCTAAACCATGACAAGAGAAATGTAGCCCACGAGTTGGTTTTCCTAATGAAATTTTATACGTGGCTTTCTAAACAACAAAAACATTGCGAATACATGTAAAGTGCAAAGATTTAGATGCAAAAGTGGTTGAAGTCGTCCAATGGGGGTAGACCCATCACAATATGCACATGTATTTGACGGTTTCAAACAGATTTGTATCGGCATCTATGCACTTCTATTTGTATCTATTGCATTGCTCCTTTGATTATCAATCTAAGGTGGATTTAGTGACTCTCTGTTTGTCTTTATGAATTTCGGTTAGATTTGTAATACTTATTAACATACTTATTTATCTTGACAAGAGAAATATGAAAAGTAATTATCATGACCAAATATTTAAAAAGattactaaagacaaaaataaacaaataatataCAGTTTTAATTGTCTTTTCTAGATATTTTTCAATtatggtccatattgctgtacTTTCCTAATTTCCGCATCGGAGaaatatttattcaaaattctttaacaaaaaataataaactcaCCAAACACCTAGAATATTTACTGTCTTCAATTAGTTTAGTCCAAACCATGTATAATGGCCCgggaaaaaaactaatttttctaAGGTTAATGAGTAAATGATACTAGAAATAATGGCGTTAATATATAATAAGAATAGCAATGATAAAATAGCGAGCCCGCGCAAGTTGGCTCGGGACCACTCTTCATTAGCAAATATGCATAAGCTATTATTTTTCATATTCGATTGCCAACTCCTAATGAATATATACCATCAGCACCATAAAGCCATCCGCTTGGGTTCTCCTTGAACGTTAACCTCTTCAGACTTCAAGATTGAATATTTCCGAAGTCTTTAGTTATACAGGCATCTCATATCTAGCAAATATAGGCTTCAGATATATCTTTGACACTGTTAAAAGGCTCGGCCGGAACGATTAGCCCAATGCCACGGAATAATCTGTTGGATGTTAGGAGTGTAGACAACCTTCAGCAGCGAAAACGATATTTCAAGGACTTGTGGTGTAATTTTCACATAAGACCTGACCTATTTTACACTGCAGTTTGTATGTAATTAGGTTAacgtgttttaaaaaaaaaaaacagagaggcGAGAGAAAACGCAAGTCTCAGAGAGATTGCGAGAAGACTTATACTCTTGATTCAATTTCATAGTGAATTGGTGTGGCTCCCGTGGTTTTTCCTCGCATTGAGGTTTTctacgtatatcttgtgttctttcttctttttttgttatgcaCTATTTTTTCTATCTGCTTGCGATTTCTGTGATCATAGTTTCCAAGATCCGTAGGGCGTTGTGAGTTGAACAAGGAGTTCAATTCCTAACAACTGGTATAAGAGCCGCAGGTTGCGGTAGGGTTTTGTTCGACAGGTTAGGGTTTAATCTTGTTCGGGGCAGCCTAGGGTTTCAGTGGGAGCTATGGGTTCTGAAGAAGGCAGTCAGAAGATAGTAAAGTTTGACGGGTCAGACTTCGCGTACTGGAAGACACAGATAGAGGACTATCTGTATCAAAAGGATCTTTACCGTCTGTTGGAGGGTAAAGCGAAGGGAAAGAGGGCTGAAGAAAAAGATGCGGATTGGAATGTTCTTGACAGAAAGGCGTTAGGAGTTACTCGCCTTTCCCTTTCTAAGGCAGTCACCCACAACATATTGAAGGAGAAAATGACGGATGATCTTATGGAAGCGTTATCTAAGATGTACAAGCAACCGTCTTCTGCGAATAAGGTACATCTTATGAACAAACTTTTCAACCTATCTATGGCAGAAGGGGTTTCCTTTATGTCACACCTCAGTGAGTTCAATAAAATTGTTGATCAACTTACGTCTGTCGATATCGAGTTTGATGATGAGGTTCAAGCCTTGTTGATTCTGTCTCAGTTGCCAGAGACTTGGCAGGGTACGGTTACTGCAGTAAGTAATTCGGCTgggaaagaaaagttgaaactgAGTTAGGTTGTTAGTTTAATTTTGACCGATGAGGTCAGAAGAAATTCGATTGATTGTTCAGATTCAGGCACTTCGGGTTCAGCCTTAAGTTTTCAACAGCAGAGGGGCAGAAGCCAGAGTAAGGGTGGTCAGAATCAGAACAGAAACAGGTCGCAGTTGAAGGGCGGCAAGGGAAATCAGGGTAAATCTCAAGCTTTCCAAGTTCGGCTCATTAAAGGTGAATGTTGGAATTGTGGTCAGACAAGCCATATGTCATCAACTTGAAAAGCACCGAAGAAGAACAAGGATGAGCAAGAGGCTCATGTTATGCACGATGCACTTATTCTTGCTCTGAACAGCGACACCGATtcgtgggttattgattcgagGGCCTTATTCCACGCCACTGCTAACAGGGAGGTTCTGTAGAACTATGTAGCAGGG
Proteins encoded in this region:
- the LOC131300088 gene encoding ubiquitin-conjugating enzyme E2 7, which gives rise to MASSSQASLLLQKQLKDLCKHPVDGFSAGLVDESNLFEWSVMITGPPDTLYEGGFFNAVMTFPSNYPNSPPTVRFTSDIWHPNVYPDGKVCISILHPPGDDPNGYELASERWTPVHTVESIVLSIISMLSSPNDESPANVEAAKEWRDRRDDFKKKVSRCVRKSQEML